One window from the genome of bacterium encodes:
- a CDS encoding HDOD domain-containing protein, translating into MSMHKELKAVIDSTCDLPPMPLVASRIVSLASNPDTDSKVLERAILADQALTAQILKIANSSFYGCIRSVNTVAAAIVLIGFKGIKTLALAASLKSFYRRINLTEKMLWEHSIGAAIAAHILSRELCCHTEEAFVGGLMHDIGKTILNNQMNEVFSEIVQTAYNDDLPFAEVERERLGFTHAEVGGLIVKKWNLSRELEDAVTYHHSLSDIDPLEVDILKFAALINLADMLCIYLGIGYRQPREDTDFQALQSVHILKIGEPDILRLAETVQASYEAEKGHF; encoded by the coding sequence ATGTCCATGCACAAGGAATTGAAAGCCGTTATTGACTCCACCTGTGATCTTCCTCCCATGCCGCTGGTAGCCAGCCGGATCGTATCTTTAGCCTCGAATCCCGATACGGATTCCAAAGTTCTGGAACGGGCCATTCTGGCTGATCAGGCACTGACCGCTCAGATTTTAAAAATCGCCAATTCCTCCTTTTATGGGTGTATCCGAAGCGTCAATACCGTAGCTGCGGCTATTGTTTTAATCGGATTCAAGGGAATAAAGACGCTGGCTTTGGCCGCATCTCTCAAGAGTTTTTACCGCCGGATAAATCTGACCGAAAAGATGCTCTGGGAACACTCGATCGGCGCAGCCATTGCTGCCCACATCTTATCCAGGGAGCTTTGCTGCCACACTGAAGAGGCCTTTGTCGGCGGATTGATGCATGATATCGGAAAGACTATCCTGAATAATCAGATGAATGAGGTTTTCAGTGAGATTGTCCAGACGGCTTATAACGATGATCTGCCCTTTGCAGAGGTTGAGAGAGAGAGGCTGGGTTTTACTCATGCCGAAGTAGGCGGCCTGATCGTGAAGAAGTGGAACCTCTCACGGGAATTGGAAGATGCGGTGACCTACCATCATAGTCTTTCGGACATCGATCCTCTGGAGGTGGATATACTGAAGTTTGCCGCTCTGATCAACCTTGCCGATATGCTGTGTATTTACCTGGGGATTGGATACCGCCAGCCCCGCGAGGATACCGATTTTCAAGCCCTCCAATCAGTCCATATTCTGAAGATCGGCGAACCGGACATCCTCCGGCTGGCTGAAACGGTTCAAGCCAGCTATGAAGCGGAAAAGGGACATTTTTAA
- a CDS encoding ATP-binding protein, producing the protein MKIKSFTQKIVIGFLAVLLLMVILASVSYHAFTKMERLSQELNQMLLLDMFLDESMGSHRKWMNDLAQTFLLNRKFQGSLDPHKCEFGKWYHSFQSSDDKIMEIHKKIDKPHHILHESAKQILDLLYEPGRQRDIAHLLDEEKNEHMLWFFTFSRVMEKQEKIPLAFLEMRSCSIDRLYESFSAGDGKGMVYLQPLRKSHQRLHELSQQAIHLAQQGRWKEAKRLYSQDIRLANKDVLDYFFRLDILVHQRIKGNQQAREIYARLTIPAMEELQHLVDQIRSSLMARIGRLENEYQQVAGRSKKFIVWATLFVISLAILCSLLIPPGLTRPIRHLTQFANRIASGGDLSETIRIENQDEIGQLASSFNRMIQALRKSREELEEWGKTLEKKVETRTRDLKDAYRQLEMTQGQLVQSSKLASIGELAAGMAHEINNPMTVIVGYSELLLDEVTPGTENHVYVQGILEAGQRISMIIRNLLTFARQGTQERSRASIPVLIDRALSFMEKRMEKDGIRIERDYEPGLPDIYVRMGQLGQVFLNLIINARDALLEKSETASGDFAKVLKVQVRKVEENDIPAIRITFRDTGAGIKPENLSRVFDPFFTTKREDKGTGLGLSISYGIIKDHQGSIRVESREGEYTMFTIDLPANQISSCSKERGEHERHSLN; encoded by the coding sequence ATGAAAATAAAAAGCTTCACCCAAAAGATCGTAATCGGTTTTCTGGCAGTGCTCCTTTTGATGGTTATCCTTGCTTCTGTTTCCTATCATGCTTTCACCAAAATGGAACGACTGTCACAGGAGCTGAACCAGATGCTTTTGCTGGACATGTTTCTGGATGAAAGCATGGGCTCCCATCGGAAGTGGATGAACGACCTGGCCCAAACCTTTCTGTTGAACCGGAAATTTCAGGGGAGCCTTGATCCTCATAAGTGTGAATTCGGCAAATGGTATCACTCCTTTCAGTCATCGGACGATAAAATTATGGAAATACATAAAAAGATCGATAAACCCCACCATATCCTCCACGAGTCGGCCAAACAGATCCTCGATCTTCTTTATGAACCTGGCCGGCAAAGAGATATTGCCCACCTGCTGGATGAGGAAAAGAATGAGCACATGCTCTGGTTTTTTACCTTTTCCAGGGTCATGGAGAAACAGGAAAAAATCCCTCTTGCCTTTCTGGAGATGAGAAGCTGCTCGATAGATCGCTTATATGAAAGTTTTTCGGCAGGCGATGGCAAGGGAATGGTTTATCTGCAACCGTTAAGAAAATCTCATCAGCGTCTCCATGAGCTTTCACAGCAGGCGATTCACCTGGCCCAACAGGGCAGGTGGAAAGAGGCAAAGAGGTTATATAGCCAGGATATCCGGCTGGCCAATAAAGATGTCTTGGATTATTTTTTCAGATTGGATATATTGGTCCATCAACGGATTAAAGGCAACCAGCAGGCAAGGGAGATCTATGCCCGCCTCACCATTCCAGCCATGGAAGAGCTCCAGCACCTGGTTGATCAGATACGGTCCAGCCTCATGGCCAGGATTGGCAGGCTGGAAAATGAATACCAGCAGGTAGCGGGAAGATCGAAAAAATTCATCGTCTGGGCTACACTTTTCGTCATCTCTCTGGCCATACTTTGCAGCTTGCTCATTCCTCCAGGCCTCACCAGACCGATCAGGCACCTTACGCAGTTTGCCAACCGGATCGCGAGCGGAGGAGACCTGTCGGAAACCATCCGGATTGAGAACCAGGATGAAATCGGCCAGCTTGCCTCCTCGTTTAACCGGATGATTCAAGCTCTGCGAAAGTCGAGAGAAGAGCTGGAAGAGTGGGGAAAGACCCTGGAGAAGAAAGTGGAAACTCGAACCAGAGATCTGAAGGATGCCTACCGGCAGCTTGAAATGACCCAGGGTCAACTGGTGCAGTCATCCAAGCTGGCCTCTATCGGAGAGCTGGCTGCCGGCATGGCCCACGAGATAAATAATCCCATGACTGTCATTGTCGGCTATTCGGAATTGCTGCTCGATGAGGTCACGCCTGGTACGGAAAACCATGTCTATGTTCAGGGAATACTTGAAGCAGGCCAGAGGATCAGCATGATTATCAGAAACCTTTTGACCTTTGCCCGGCAGGGCACTCAGGAAAGGAGCCGGGCATCTATCCCTGTTCTGATCGACCGTGCGCTTTCGTTCATGGAAAAACGCATGGAAAAAGATGGTATCCGGATCGAGCGCGATTACGAACCTGGCCTTCCTGACATTTATGTCCGAATGGGTCAACTGGGACAGGTATTCCTCAACCTGATTATCAACGCCAGGGATGCCTTACTGGAAAAGTCAGAAACTGCATCCGGGGATTTTGCCAAGGTATTGAAGGTCCAGGTCCGTAAGGTTGAGGAAAATGATATTCCGGCAATCCGGATCACCTTCCGGGATACAGGGGCAGGGATAAAACCGGAAAACCTGAGCCGGGTGTTTGATCCCTTCTTCACCACAAAAAGAGAGGATAAAGGAACAGGTCTGGGACTGAGCATCAGCTACGGGATTATCAAAGACCATCAGGGGAGCATTCGGGTGGAAAGCCGGGAGGGAGAATACACGATGTTCACGATTGATCTGCCGGCAAACCAGATTTCCTCCTGCTCCAAGGAAAGAGGAGAGCATGAAAGACATTCTCTTAATTGA
- a CDS encoding chemotaxis protein CheA, whose product MIEDADLILEFCAEAKEHLDNVDMALLSLEERPKDKEVINAAFRPIHTIKGVAGFFNFVAIGQLTHVAESILVTARDKGTVLRSVVIDMLFETVDVLRKLVNKIQNEVNEGSLSQEEVPHEVAQLVSRLELATTMNDEAGEEDGRKIGEIMVEQGTVSEEDVKEALQKQAEGEPGKIGEVLIRSGKAETKDVVKAIREQKNTQTAESRKPQTEEGIRVSVDKLDSLVDLVGELVIAQIQVASSEVHDQKLSKNIAHLSKITRELQNLTMSMHMLPIRPLFQKMERLVRDVSRKAGKTVKVTLRGEETELDKQVIDTLGDPLVHMLRNAVDHGIEDPEQREALGKDKVGNIYLEARHEAGNVVIEVRDDGRGLSEKKILEKARQKELIVEGKEYSREEIFNFIFHPGFSTAEKITDISGRGVGMDVVKKKIGSLRGVVSLESTEGEGSTFSIRLPLTMAIIDGMLVQSGGERYIFPTYCIEESLKPKKEQIVVCHNRGKALHLRDSIIPLIDLDRLLGMGTLTKNLEEDFDQGLVMVIRDGSNRVGFLVDNLIGQQQVVIKSLGEAFQGLMGVSGGAILADGRVGLILDAHGLLEYYSSHYRGDAA is encoded by the coding sequence ATGATTGAGGATGCAGACCTTATCCTGGAATTTTGTGCCGAGGCAAAGGAGCACCTGGATAATGTGGACATGGCTCTTTTGTCCCTGGAGGAAAGACCCAAAGACAAGGAGGTTATCAATGCGGCTTTCCGGCCTATTCATACCATCAAAGGTGTGGCTGGATTTTTTAATTTTGTGGCCATCGGCCAGTTGACTCATGTGGCGGAAAGCATCCTGGTAACGGCCAGAGATAAGGGAACTGTCCTGCGTTCCGTAGTGATCGATATGCTCTTTGAAACAGTGGATGTGCTCCGAAAACTGGTAAATAAGATTCAAAACGAAGTGAACGAGGGAAGCCTGTCGCAGGAAGAAGTACCACATGAGGTGGCCCAGTTGGTCAGCAGGCTGGAGCTGGCCACCACCATGAATGATGAAGCCGGGGAGGAAGACGGCAGGAAGATTGGCGAGATCATGGTGGAGCAGGGAACTGTCAGCGAAGAGGATGTCAAGGAAGCGCTCCAGAAGCAGGCCGAAGGAGAGCCGGGCAAGATTGGAGAAGTATTGATCCGCTCCGGAAAGGCGGAAACGAAAGATGTTGTCAAAGCCATCCGGGAGCAGAAAAATACCCAGACAGCGGAAAGCAGAAAACCTCAGACTGAGGAGGGGATCAGGGTCAGTGTCGATAAGCTCGACAGTCTGGTCGATCTGGTCGGGGAACTGGTAATTGCCCAGATTCAGGTAGCCAGCAGCGAAGTTCATGATCAGAAGTTAAGCAAGAACATTGCTCACCTGAGCAAAATCACCAGAGAGCTGCAAAACCTGACCATGTCAATGCACATGCTGCCGATCCGTCCTCTGTTCCAGAAAATGGAGAGACTGGTGCGGGATGTGAGCCGCAAGGCCGGTAAAACGGTGAAGGTTACGCTGCGGGGTGAGGAAACCGAGCTGGACAAGCAGGTAATCGATACTCTTGGCGATCCCCTGGTTCATATGCTGCGCAATGCCGTGGATCATGGAATTGAGGATCCGGAACAGCGGGAAGCTCTGGGAAAGGACAAAGTGGGTAATATCTATCTGGAGGCCCGGCATGAGGCGGGAAATGTCGTCATTGAAGTCAGGGATGACGGCCGGGGCCTGTCCGAAAAGAAGATTCTGGAAAAAGCCCGGCAGAAAGAGCTTATCGTTGAGGGAAAGGAGTATTCACGGGAGGAGATATTCAATTTTATCTTCCATCCCGGTTTTTCCACAGCCGAAAAAATTACCGATATTTCAGGCCGTGGCGTGGGAATGGACGTGGTCAAGAAAAAGATCGGGTCCCTGCGGGGAGTAGTCTCACTGGAAAGCACCGAAGGGGAAGGGAGCACCTTCAGTATCCGGCTTCCCCTGACCATGGCCATTATTGACGGCATGCTGGTTCAATCGGGAGGAGAGCGCTATATCTTTCCCACCTATTGCATCGAGGAATCCCTGAAACCCAAAAAAGAACAGATCGTTGTCTGTCACAACCGGGGGAAGGCCCTGCACCTGCGTGATTCGATAATTCCCCTGATCGACCTTGACCGGCTCCTGGGCATGGGCACTCTGACCAAAAACCTGGAGGAGGATTTCGACCAGGGGCTGGTCATGGTTATCCGTGACGGATCAAACCGGGTCGGATTTTTGGTGGATAACCTCATTGGCCAGCAGCAGGTGGTCATTAAATCACTCGGTGAAGCCTTTCAGGGGCTCATGGGCGTTTCCGGAGGGGCAATTCTGGCCGATGGCCGGGTGGGACTGATCCTGGATGCTCATGGATTGCTCGAATATTATTCTTCTCACTATCGTGGGGATGCGGCTTAA
- a CDS encoding chemotaxis protein CheW: MAEALLEKNNHALAAREGKYLTFTLAHQEYGLEIMKVKEIIGAMEVTTVPQTPAYVEGVINLRGKIIPVVNLRLKFGMEFLEHTDRTCIIVTEIKGRSGSIPMGMVVDSVSEVMNIRKEEMEETPNFGVKLDTEYIMGMAKAKGKVVILLDINQVLNAEGMLLMESLKSDQCGDKDMRSSLDEEQREEEK; encoded by the coding sequence ATGGCGGAAGCGCTGTTGGAAAAGAATAATCATGCCTTGGCCGCAAGAGAGGGAAAATATCTGACTTTTACCCTGGCTCATCAGGAGTATGGACTGGAAATCATGAAGGTGAAGGAAATCATCGGGGCCATGGAAGTCACGACAGTACCGCAAACTCCTGCTTATGTCGAGGGTGTAATCAACCTGCGGGGAAAGATTATCCCGGTGGTCAATCTGCGGCTGAAGTTCGGCATGGAATTCCTGGAACACACTGACCGCACCTGCATCATTGTCACCGAAATCAAAGGCAGATCAGGGTCGATACCTATGGGTATGGTAGTGGATTCGGTGTCCGAAGTCATGAATATCAGAAAGGAAGAGATGGAGGAGACTCCTAATTTCGGAGTAAAGCTGGATACGGAATACATCATGGGAATGGCCAAAGCCAAAGGCAAGGTAGTCATTCTGCTGGATATCAACCAGGTTCTGAACGCCGAGGGCATGCTGCTGATGGAGAGTCTGAAATCAGACCAGTGTGGTGATAAGGATATGCGGAGTTCTCTCGATGAAGAGCAGAGGGAGGAGGAAAAATAA
- a CDS encoding response regulator, producing the protein MKDILLIDDEPGIRLTFSRMLEKEGYTVRTASNFQEAQEILHNHNLDVVVSDILIPGTSGIEVLKLVKDYSPDMPVIMITGEPNIDTAIESVRQGAYDYLSKPISRQQLCGAVARAIERKWLTDERKRLEEENLRYRKELEDKVRERTRALEELNTFINNVIESISSALIALDLSGSITMVNTHAFEFLQGKSRAEIIGKNYQQVFPKDLAQALHKVIQEEDWMHSHEFELGDQTLGYSVSLLLDNEQKVKGNVIIMRDISEKKKLEQELIQSEKLATLGLLAGKISHEMGNPLFGILGYAELLEAKYPKEKYIRLMINQALRLKKMTKDLLTISKPKPPLISSVDINKVLVETLDFLRDVTGQIKYHEIVQEYYPQLPLIQGDEEQLKQVFINLIVNASQAMKNQSQKNILTVGTGIAEEGKMVMALVQDTGCGIAPADIDRIFDPFYTTKGEEGTGLGMAVIREIINKHHDRMHIESRIGEGTRVTVLLPVK; encoded by the coding sequence ATGAAAGACATTCTCTTAATTGATGATGAACCTGGAATTCGCCTTACCTTTTCCCGGATGCTGGAAAAGGAAGGGTATACGGTCAGGACCGCTTCCAATTTTCAGGAAGCTCAGGAAATCCTGCACAACCATAACCTGGATGTGGTCGTCAGCGATATTCTTATTCCCGGCACAAGCGGTATCGAAGTGCTGAAGCTGGTCAAGGATTACTCTCCTGACATGCCGGTTATCATGATTACCGGAGAACCCAATATTGACACGGCCATTGAGTCAGTCCGTCAGGGAGCCTACGATTATCTTTCCAAACCGATCAGCCGTCAGCAGTTGTGCGGAGCTGTAGCCAGAGCCATAGAGAGAAAGTGGCTTACCGATGAGCGAAAAAGGCTGGAAGAGGAAAATCTGAGGTATCGGAAGGAGCTGGAGGATAAGGTCAGGGAACGGACCCGTGCTCTGGAAGAGCTTAATACCTTTATCAATAATGTCATCGAAAGCATTTCATCCGCTTTGATCGCGCTGGACCTTTCAGGGAGTATCACCATGGTCAATACCCATGCTTTTGAGTTCCTGCAGGGAAAAAGCAGAGCGGAAATCATCGGGAAAAATTACCAGCAGGTATTTCCGAAGGACCTGGCTCAGGCTTTGCACAAGGTCATTCAGGAGGAGGACTGGATGCACTCTCATGAATTTGAGCTGGGAGATCAGACTCTCGGCTACAGTGTTTCACTCCTCCTGGATAATGAGCAGAAGGTCAAAGGGAATGTAATTATCATGCGAGATATTTCAGAAAAAAAGAAGCTTGAGCAGGAGCTGATCCAATCGGAAAAATTAGCAACCCTTGGCCTTCTGGCCGGAAAAATCAGCCATGAGATGGGAAATCCTTTGTTTGGCATCCTTGGCTATGCAGAGCTTCTGGAGGCAAAATATCCGAAAGAAAAATATATCAGGCTCATGATCAATCAGGCCCTTCGCCTGAAAAAAATGACCAAGGATCTTTTGACTATCAGTAAACCCAAACCGCCCCTGATCAGCTCGGTTGACATAAATAAAGTCCTGGTGGAAACCCTGGATTTTCTGCGGGATGTCACCGGCCAGATCAAATATCATGAGATCGTCCAGGAATATTATCCTCAACTGCCCTTGATTCAGGGCGATGAGGAGCAGCTCAAGCAGGTTTTCATCAACCTGATCGTCAATGCTTCTCAAGCCATGAAGAATCAGTCTCAGAAAAACATCCTGACCGTAGGGACAGGCATAGCTGAAGAGGGAAAAATGGTGATGGCTCTCGTCCAGGATACCGGCTGCGGAATTGCACCCGCAGATATTGACCGGATCTTCGATCCCTTCTACACCACGAAAGGCGAGGAAGGAACAGGCCTGGGTATGGCTGTGATCCGGGAGATTATCAATAAACATCATGACCGGATGCATATTGAAAGCCGGATAGGAGAAGGAACCAGGGTCACAGTTCTGCTGCCGGTGAAGTGA
- a CDS encoding methyl-accepting chemotaxis protein, translating to MFDTIGKRIWIGFAVILVLLLAMGGISYYSIHRMGTLEEASKIAATEGIRLHDAKIKHLAWVNTVSDIFLRKDVDRLNVQTDDHQCTFGKWLYSEQADQMARIDPGIHSLLEKIKQPHRELHDSAKQIGSLFTKFDQKNDALLAERWIDHLTWANDLRDYLMTGKKFTGSLNPHQCAFGQWYYTYRTDDPELESLLKKWASPHEALHNSAQKIIEANESGDRSKAMLIYERETLPALDQLGLCYQETMRHIDNIIEKNNQAMQIFQNSTQKNTDLVLGYMDEIESILDKKEKTFQEQYSSFSSFVSKFIPITALLALIIGGLMAFLLSQNIVVPLRRIIATLSNGAQQVYTASEQISSSSQQLAEGASEQAASLEETSASLEEITSMTKNNADHAHQANQLMEETKGVVEQAGQSMKAMDQSMTELSTASEEIGKIIKTIDEIAFQTNLLALNAAVEAARAGEAGKGFAVVADEVRNLAQRAAEAARNTSGMIEDAVHKINDGSSLARRTFEAFARVESSAGKVADLVSEIAAASKEQAQGIDQVNVAISQMDKVTQQNAAGAAEGAASSEKLHLQSENLKAMVDDLTRLVGGDTIPSAREIILADETGPPRLRPPRIAGPTGPARGGMIERRTKIQAAPKEGRVVKPEEIIPLDDNDFTDFNG from the coding sequence ATGTTCGATACCATAGGGAAGAGAATCTGGATTGGATTTGCAGTGATTCTTGTGCTTTTACTGGCCATGGGAGGTATCAGCTACTATTCCATCCACCGGATGGGAACTCTGGAAGAGGCCAGCAAGATCGCTGCCACCGAAGGCATCCGGCTCCATGATGCAAAAATCAAACATCTGGCCTGGGTCAATACCGTATCCGATATTTTCCTGAGAAAAGACGTGGACAGACTGAACGTTCAGACCGATGACCACCAGTGTACATTCGGAAAATGGCTCTATAGTGAACAAGCCGACCAAATGGCCAGGATCGATCCGGGAATACACTCTCTTCTGGAAAAGATCAAACAGCCTCACCGTGAATTGCACGATTCAGCCAAACAGATCGGCAGCTTATTTACTAAATTCGATCAGAAAAACGATGCCCTGCTGGCAGAGCGATGGATTGATCACCTGACCTGGGCTAACGATCTGAGAGACTATCTGATGACCGGAAAGAAGTTTACCGGATCACTGAATCCTCACCAATGTGCTTTCGGCCAATGGTATTATACGTACCGGACGGATGATCCGGAGCTTGAGTCCCTGCTGAAAAAATGGGCATCCCCCCATGAAGCCCTTCATAATTCAGCCCAGAAAATTATCGAGGCCAATGAAAGCGGGGACAGAAGCAAAGCCATGCTGATTTACGAACGGGAAACCCTGCCCGCTCTCGATCAGCTCGGTCTCTGCTACCAGGAGACCATGAGGCACATCGATAACATAATTGAGAAAAATAACCAGGCGATGCAGATTTTTCAGAATTCAACTCAAAAAAATACGGATCTGGTTCTCGGTTATATGGATGAAATAGAAAGTATCCTGGATAAAAAGGAAAAAACCTTCCAGGAGCAGTACAGTTCCTTTTCCTCGTTTGTCAGTAAATTCATCCCGATAACCGCCCTGCTTGCCCTGATTATCGGCGGCCTGATGGCCTTCCTGCTGTCTCAAAATATCGTCGTCCCCCTGCGGCGGATTATTGCCACCCTGTCCAATGGCGCTCAGCAGGTGTATACCGCTTCCGAGCAGATATCCTCATCCAGTCAGCAGTTGGCAGAAGGGGCCTCCGAGCAGGCTGCCTCCCTGGAGGAGACCTCGGCCTCTCTCGAGGAGATCACTTCCATGACCAAAAATAATGCCGACCATGCCCACCAGGCCAACCAGTTGATGGAGGAAACCAAGGGGGTGGTCGAACAGGCCGGTCAGTCGATGAAGGCCATGGACCAATCCATGACCGAGCTTTCCACTGCCAGTGAGGAGATTGGCAAAATCATCAAGACCATTGACGAGATCGCCTTCCAGACCAATCTGCTGGCCCTCAATGCAGCGGTCGAGGCTGCCAGGGCCGGCGAGGCAGGCAAGGGGTTTGCCGTGGTGGCCGACGAAGTCCGCAACCTGGCTCAGAGGGCAGCCGAAGCGGCCAGGAATACTTCCGGCATGATTGAAGATGCGGTCCACAAGATCAATGATGGCTCCAGTCTTGCCAGGCGCACCTTTGAAGCTTTCGCCAGGGTTGAGAGCAGCGCCGGTAAGGTAGCCGATCTGGTCAGTGAGATCGCCGCCGCCTCCAAAGAGCAGGCCCAGGGGATCGATCAGGTCAACGTAGCTATCAGCCAGATGGATAAAGTGACTCAGCAAAATGCAGCCGGTGCCGCGGAAGGAGCCGCATCTTCTGAAAAACTTCATCTTCAGTCCGAAAATCTCAAGGCAATGGTGGATGACCTGACCCGGCTTGTCGGGGGCGACACGATCCCTTCTGCACGGGAAATAATCCTGGCCGATGAGACCGGTCCTCCTCGACTGCGGCCCCCCAGGATAGCCGGTCCAACAGGTCCTGCACGAGGAGGAATGATCGAGAGAAGGACGAAGATTCAGGCTGCTCCCAAGGAAGGAAGGGTGGTCAAGCCGGAGGAAATCATCCCCCTCGATGATAACGATTTCACGGATTTCAATGGCTAG
- a CDS encoding protein-glutamate O-methyltransferase → MDDQTFHKYAALIYAHSGINLGESKKELVRARLAKRMHALGIADYQDYYEYVVRDPKKEELFSLVDVISTNVTSFFREKDHFDFITSTTREWFRAGQRTFRFWSAGCSTGEEPFSLAITILEALGGERFLDAKILATDISRQVLNKARKGIYEKRKLANLPVQESKYFQPAGEDRVEVREFVRKMVVFNYLNLQGAEYPFRGPLDAIFCRNVMIYFDDQGRRKIIDRFHRLLKTSGYLMVGHSESLLGMAAGFRYVQPSIYQKV, encoded by the coding sequence ATGGATGATCAGACCTTTCACAAATATGCAGCCCTGATTTACGCTCACAGCGGGATCAACCTCGGAGAGAGCAAGAAGGAACTGGTCCGGGCCCGCCTGGCCAAACGGATGCATGCTCTGGGCATTGCCGACTACCAGGACTATTACGAGTATGTGGTCAGGGACCCGAAAAAGGAAGAATTGTTTTCCCTGGTAGATGTCATTTCAACGAATGTCACCAGCTTTTTCCGGGAAAAGGACCATTTCGATTTCATAACCTCGACCACCAGGGAATGGTTCAGGGCAGGTCAGCGGACATTCCGGTTCTGGTCCGCCGGATGCTCGACGGGTGAGGAACCCTTCTCTTTAGCCATTACTATCCTGGAAGCCCTGGGAGGGGAAAGGTTTCTGGATGCGAAGATCCTGGCCACGGATATCTCACGGCAGGTTTTAAACAAAGCCAGAAAAGGTATCTATGAGAAACGAAAACTGGCCAATCTTCCGGTTCAGGAAAGCAAATATTTTCAACCTGCCGGAGAAGACAGGGTAGAGGTCCGGGAATTTGTCCGGAAAATGGTTGTTTTCAACTATCTCAATCTCCAGGGTGCTGAATACCCCTTTCGCGGTCCTCTGGATGCGATCTTCTGCCGGAATGTCATGATTTATTTCGATGACCAGGGACGCAGAAAAATTATCGACCGATTTCACCGGCTGCTGAAAACTTCAGGATACCTGATGGTTGGACATTCGGAAAGCCTCCTCGGCATGGCTGCCGGATTCCGGTATGTCCAACCCTCCATCTACCAGAAGGTGTAA